A genomic region of Anas acuta chromosome 1, bAnaAcu1.1, whole genome shotgun sequence contains the following coding sequences:
- the LOC137853549 gene encoding olfactory receptor 51G2-like — MPRASMSPGNSSHVLAFLLAGIPGMARFHRWVFIPFGLMYLIAMLGNGIILLVVRAHHSLHEPMYYFLSMLATTDLGLTLSTLPTVLCVFWFHAREISFPVCLAQMFFIHAFSFMESSVLLAMAFDRYVAVCFPLRYSSILTGARIAKIGLGIVARCTLALLPLICLLTRLPFCRSHVLSHPYCLHQDMIQLACTDATLNSLYGLTLVSMVILDSLLIAFSYAMIIRAVLGITSREEQARALNTCVAHFCAVLIFYIPLAGLSIIHRYGRNTAPISHALMANVYLFVPPVLNPILYSMKNKAIRRGLLRLLCRRAAWPGHGWRR, encoded by the coding sequence ATGCCCAGGGCGAGCATGTCCCCGGGGAACAGCAGCCATGTCCTGGCTTTCCTGCTGGCAGGCATCCCTGGGATGGCTCGTTTCCACCGCTGGGTTTTCATTCCTTTTGGTCTGATGTATCTGATTGCAATGCTGGGAAATGGCATCATCCTGCTGGTTGTGAGAGCCCATCACAGCCTCCACGAGCCCATGTACTATTTCCTGTCGATGCTGGCCACCACAGACCTGGGCCTGACTCTGTCCACCCTGCCCACCGTGCTGTGTGTCTTTTGGTTCCACGCCAGAGAGATCAGCTTCCCCGTCTGCCTCGCCCAGATGTTCTTCATCCACGCCTTCTCCTTCATGGAGTCCTCAGTGCTTCTGGCCATGGCCTTTGATCGCTATGTGGCTGTCTGCTTCCCACTGAGGTACTCCTCCATCCTCACTGGGGCCAGGATTGCCAAGATCGGGCTGGGGATCGTTGCCCGATGCACTCTGGCACTGCTTCCATTAATCTGCCTTCTTACACGGCTGCCTTTCTGCAGGTCCCATGTGCTTTCTCACCCCTATTGCCTGCACCAGGACATGATACAGCTGGCATGCACAGATGCCACCTTGAACAGCCTCTATGGCTTAACCCTGGTGTCGATGGTGATCCTAGACTCGCTGCTCATCGCCTTCTCCTACGCCATGATCATTAGGGCCGTGCTGGGCATCACCTCCAGAGAGGAGCAGGCCCGAGCCCTCAACACTTGTGTCGCTCACTTCTGTGCTGTCCTCATCTTCTACATCCCTTTGGCTGGCCTCTCCATTATACACCGGTACGGGAGGAACACTGCACCCATTAGCCATGCTCTCATGGCCAATGTCTACCTTTTTGTCCCCCCTGTGTTGAACCCCATTCTCTACAGCATGAAAAACAAGGCCATTCGCAGGGGCCTCCTCAGGCTCCTGTGTCGAAGAGCGGCCTGGCCTGGCCATGGCTGGAGGCGTTAA